Proteins co-encoded in one Papaver somniferum cultivar HN1 chromosome 5, ASM357369v1, whole genome shotgun sequence genomic window:
- the LOC113280170 gene encoding putative disease resistance protein RGA3: protein MGGLGKTTLAQLVYNDELVNEQFKLKMWVHVSEDFDVEKLLRKIMESSTQSKFDTLSNFDVLASKVREQLNGKKYLLVLDDLGNERDELWERLCSPLLVGAQGSKILITARKSQVADIVKGIIPPYKLEELQNEECWCIIEKNAFSPGGALKTTNMTSIEVEIAKKCGGLPLAAKFLGSLMRTRNKEVDWLSIQENHIWNTPENENRVIATLKLSYDDLSSQLKQCFSYCCIFPKGWEIDRKTLVRLWMAEGFLDSCKVVNGRSIEDIGDEYFESLVLSSFLECGIIKNFKMHDLVHHLAQAVAGDQELVSLKVSEFKNTSEIRRLQLILDIDLSSTFLRSLTNAKKLRTLFITEGSKVYPDILLENQHLRVLHIGRSPDWTFPKLPSLSFKLRHLRYLHLTSLDIREVVNDLFPINKLYNLETLVLHHMIGSIENLPTNIQSLKKIKTS from the coding sequence ATGGGAGGACTGGGAAAGACAACTCTGGCTCAACTCGTCTACAACGATGAGTTGGTAAATGAACAGTTCAAGCTAAAAATGTGGGTTCATGTATCTGAAGATTTTGATGTGGAAAAGCTCTTAAGAAAAATTATGGAGTCCTCCACTCAAAGTAAGTTTGATACCTTATCAAATTTCGATGTACTAGCTAGTAAAGTCCGAGAGCAATTAAATGGGAAGAAATATTTGCTAGTACTTGACGATTTAGGGAACGAGCGAGATGAGCTATGGGAGAGACTCTGTAGTCCGTTGCTTGTTGGTGCTCAAGGGAGTAAAATTTTAATCACTGCTCGTAAGTCCCAAGTTGCAGATATTGTCAAGGGGATTATTCCTCCTTACAAATTGGAAGAATTACAAAATGAGGAATGCTGGTGTATTATTGAGAAGAATGCATTTTCTCCCGGTGGAGCCCTAAAGACTACAAACATGACAAGCATAGAAGTGGAGATAGCGAAGAAATGTGGTGGTTTACCACTTGCAGCAAAATTCCTTGGTAGTCTAATGCGTACTCGGAACAAAGAAGTTGATTGGTTGTCTATTCAAGAAAATCATATCTGGAATACACCAGAAAATGAAAACAGAGTCATAGCAACACTAAAATTAAGCTATGATGACTTGTCGTCCCAATTGAAACAGTGTTTCTCTTACTGTTGCATATTTCCTAAAGGTTGGGAGATAGATAGAAAAACATTGGTTCGGTTGTGGATGGCAGAAGGATTTTTGGACTCCTGTAAAGTCGTAAATGGAAGATCGATTGAAGACATTGGAGATGAATACTTTGAGAGTTTGGTATtgagttcatttttggaatgtGGCATAATAAAGAATTTCAAGATGCATGATCTTGTGCACCATCTAGCACAAGCTGTTGCTGGGGATCAGGAATTGGTGTCTCTCAAGGTCAGCGAGTTCAAAAATACTTCTGAAATACGTCGGTTACAGTTAATATTGGATATAGATTTATCATCAACATTTCTGAGAAGCTTAACTAACGCGAAGAAGTTGCGGACGCTTTTCATTACTGAAGGTTCAAAAGTCTACCCTGATATATTGCTAGAAAATCAGCACTTGCGTGTACTGCATATAGGTCGTTCACCAGATTGGACCTTTCCAAAGTTGCCTTCTTTGAGTTTTAAGCTGAGACATTTAAGGTACCTCCATCTTACTAGTCTTGATATTAGAGAAGTAGTGAATGATCTTTTCCCCATCAATAAACTTTATAACCTAGAGACACTGGTATTGCATCACATGATAGGTAGTATTGAAAATCTTCCGACAAACATTCAGTCCTTGAAAAAAATTAAGACATCTTGA